The window GAGGACCAGGACGGCGAGCCGCTCTCCGGCGAGCACTCCTACCGGCTGCGGCTCCACCCGCTTCCGCCGGTGGGGGCGTTCTGGTCGATCACCATGTACGACGTCCCGAACTTCTACCTCGTCCGCAACCCGATCGAGCGCTACTCGATCGGCGACCGGACCCGCGGACTCGTGTACGACGACGACGGAGGACTGACCATCACGATGAGCGCCACCCGACCCACCGACGAGAGGGCGGCGGCCAATTGGCTGCCGACGCCCGCCGGAGCCTTCCGGCCCGTGCTGCGGCTCTACGCCCCGGGCGACGAGGTGATGGACGGCCGCTGGGCCGCTCCCGCCATCGAGCGGATCGGCTGACGTGGCGCGCTCGATCTACATCACCTCCGCGGAGGGTCACACGGGCAAGTCGACGGTCGCGCTGGGCGTGCTCGAGGCGCTCCGGCACTCGGTGGGCCGCGTCGGGGTGTTCCGCCCGATCGCCCGGTCGACCGAGGAGCGCGACTACGTGCTCGAGCTGCTGCTGCAGCGCACGACGGTCGACCTCACCTACGACGAGGCCGTCGGCGTCGGCTACGACGACGTCCATGCCGACGCGGATGCGGCGCTGGCGGAGATCGTGCAACGGTTCCGGGCGGTGGAGGCGCGCTGCGACACGGTGGTCATCCTCGGCTCCGACTACACCGACGTCGGCAGCCCCACGGAGCTCGCCTACAACGCGCGGATCTCCGCCAACCTGGGCGCGCCCGTCCTGCTCGTGCTCGGCGGGCGGATCGGCCAGGGCTTCGGGGAGCGCCTGGGGCAGGCCGACCCGCGCTCGCCGGAGGAGCTCCGCCAGCTCGCCGAGCTCGCCGTCGCCGAGCTGCGGGCCGAGCATGCCGGCCTCCTCGCGGTGGTGGCGAACCGGGCGGATGCGTCCCGGCTCGACGAGATCGTCGCCGCGGTCGGCTCGGCCGTCGGCGCCGCGGCCGTCGCCGCCGGCAGCAGCGACCGTCCGCCGGTGTGGGCGATCCCGGAGGATCCGTTCCTGGTCGCGCCGAGCATCCGCTCGATCATGGAGCAGACCGACGGCAGCCTGATCGCGGGCGAGGAGGCGCTGCTGGCCCGTGAGGCGCTCGGCGTCGTGGTCGCGGGAATGTCGATGAACAACGTCCTGCCCCGGCTGGTCGACGGAGCCGTGGTCGTCGTCCCCGGCGACCGCACGGAGGTGCTGCTCGCCGTGCTCATGGCGAATGCGTCCGGCACGTTCCCGTCCATCGCGGGCATCGTGCTGAACGGCGGCTTCGAGCTCCCCGAGCCGATCGAGCGCCTGCTCGCCGGCCTGCGCTCGCCGCTGCCGATCGTGCGCACCCGGCTCGACACGTACGACACCGTCGTGCGGATCACCCACGCGCGCGGACGGCTCGCCGCCGACTCGCAGCGCAAGTACGACACCGCGCTCGCCCTGTTCGAACGGCATGTGGATGCGGACGCGCTGCTCGCGCGGCTGAACGTCTCGCGGCACGACGTCGTCACGCCGCTCATGTTCGAGTACGACCTGATCGAGCGTGCGCGCGCCGCCAAGAAGCACATCGTGCTCCCGGAGGGGGAGGACGACCGCATCCTGCGCGCCGCTCACACCCTGCTGTCGCGCGGTGTCGCGCGGCTGACCATCCTGGGGGAGCCGTTCGAGGTGCGGTCGCGGGCGATCGAGCTGGGGCTCGACCTCTCCGGCGCCGAGGTGCTGAGCCCGTTCGACGACGTGCTGCGGCTGCGGTTCGCGGAGGAGTACGCGCGGCTGCGGTCGCACAAGGGCATCACCGTCGACCAGGCCGCGGACACGGTCACCGACGCGTCCTACTTCGGCACGATGATGGTGCACCTGGGGCTGGCCGACGGGATGGTGTCGGGCGCCGCGCACACGACCGCGCACACCATCCGCCCGGCATTCGAGATCATCAAGACGACCCCCGGCGTCTCCGTCGTGTCCAGCGTCTTCCTGATGGCGCTCGCCGACCGGGTGCTCGTCTACGGCGACTGCGCCGTCATCCCGGACCCGACGTCCGAGCAGCTCGCCGACATCGCGATCTCCTCGGCCATGACCGCGCAGCAGTTCGGCATCGACCCGCGGGTCGCGATGCTGTCCTACTCGACCGGCGACTCGGGGGCGGGCGCGGATGTGGAGAAGGTGCGGACCGCGACGGAGCTCGTGCGCGAGCGGGCGCCGGAGCTCGCTGTGGCCGGGCCCATCCAGTACGACGCGGCGGCGGATGCGGCGGTCGGCGCGGCCAAGATGCCCGGGTCGGAGGTGGCCGGCCGGGCGACCGTGTTCATCTTCCCGGACCTCAACACCGGCAACAACACGTACAAGGCGGTGCAGCGGAGCGCCGGCGCGGTGGCGATCGGGCCGGTGCTGCAGGGCCTCCGCAAGCCGATCAACGACCTCTCCCGAGGAGCGACGGTCGACGACATCGTGAACACGGTGGCCATCACAGCGATCCAGGCGGCCCTCTCATGAGCGCCGTCCTGGTCGTCAACAGCGGCTCGTCGTCGTTCAAGTACCAGCTGATCGACAGCGAGAGCGAGGAGTCGCTGGCCTCCGGCCTGGTGGAGCGGATCGGGGAGCAGAACGGTCGGACGACCCACCGCGGGCCGAACGGCACCACGGAACGCACCCTGGAGATCCCCGACCACACGGCCGGCTTCCGCGCCATGCTGGACGCCTTCGCCGCCGAGGGGCCGAGCCTCGACGAGAACCCGCTGGATGCGGTGGGCCACCGGGTGGTGCACGGCGGCAAGCGCTTCTTCGAGCCGACCATCGTGACGCCTCTCGTGGAGATCAACATCGAGGACCTCTCCGACTTGGCGCCGCTGCACAACCCGGCCAACCTGCAGGGCATCCGCGCCGCGAAGAAGGCGTTCCCGGACGTGCCGCACGTGGCCGTCTTCGACACCGCCTTCCACCAGACCCTCGCGCCCGAGGCCTACACCTACGCGATCGACGCGGGTCTCGCGGAGCGGCACCGGGTTCGGCGCTACGGGTTCCACGGCACCTCGCACAAGTACGTCTCGGAGACCGCCGCGGCGTTCCTCGGCCGTCCGCTCTCCGACCTGCGCCAGATCGTGCTGCACCTGGGAAACGGGGCGTCCGCCTGCGCGATCGACGGCGGCCGCTCGGTGGAGACGTCGATGGGCATGACGCCTCTCGAGGGACTGGTGATGGGGACGCGGTCCGGCGACCTCGACCCCGCCGTCCTCGTGCATCTTGCGCGCCGCGCCCAGCTGTCGACAGACGACCTGGACGAGCTCCTCAACCGCCGCAGCGGCCTGCTCGGCCTCTCCGGCCGCGGTGACATGCGCGACGTTCGGCAGGCCGCGGGGCGCGGTGACGAGCGGGCCCGCCTCGCTCTGGACGTGACCGTGCACCGGCTCAAGCACTACATCGGCGCCTACACCGCGCTGCTCGGCGGCCTCGACGTGCTGACGTTCACCGCCGGCGTCGGAGAGAACGACGCGGCGCTGCGCGCGGAGGTGCTCACCGGGCTCGAGGTGCTCGGCATCCGGCTGGACCCCGAACGCAATGCGAGCGCCTCACGCGAGGCGCGCGTCATCTCGGCCGACGACTCCCGGGTCACCGTGCTGGTGGTGCCCACCGACGAGGAGCTGGAGATCTCCCGGCAGTCGCTGCAGGCCGTCCGGGAGTCGACCGGGAGCTGACAGGAGCGTGCCATGCGGCGACGACGCGGCGAGGGCGGGATGCAGCGGGCGCTGCACCGGTTCCATCGCGCCCGCCGCGCCTCCCTCCGCGCGATGCTGGCGGCGCTCGTCGCGCTCCCGCTGCTGGTCGTCTCCGCGCTCACGGGATGCACGGCTCCGGTGAGCGGCGCCGGCGCCCACTTCGTCACCCCACCGCTCGTGCGGTACAGCGCGGTCCTCTGGCCGGTGCCGCTCCAGCTGGTCGGTGCGGAGCCCGGAGCCCGGCTGCGCCTGACCGCACGGCTGGTGACCAGACACGGCACCTGGACGTCGGCGGCAACCTACACCGTCCCGCCGACCGGGACGCTCGACCTCGCCCGGGCGAAGCCGCAGTTCGCGCCCTTCACCGAGCCGGACTCCGCCGGGCTGTTCTGGTCGCTGCGGGGGCCGCGCATCCCCGCCGACGACGCCGCCCGGCAGTGGATGCTCGACACCCTCCACCTCACGCTCACCGCCTCCGACGGCGAACGCGTCGTGGCCTCCCGCCGCTTCGAGCTCCAGGGGCTGGCCGCCGCCCAGTCGGTGCGGACGCTCTACACGCGTGACCTCCGCCCGCTGATCGATCCCCGCCTTCCGCACCAGACGCACGAGGACGTGGCCCTCGGCACCTTCTTCAGCGCGGCGACGCTGGAGCATCCGAAGACCCCGGCCGTGCTCATGTTCGACGACGCGACTCCAGGGGCGTCCGCCGAGTACGCGGCGCCGCTGATGGCGCAGTTCGGCGCGTCGGTACTCCGCATCCCGGTGACGCCCGCCAGCGACGGCATCCGCTCGACGGGCATCATCTCGGCCGCGACCGTCCAGGCCGTCTTCGACTGGATGGCGCAGCGTCCCGACATCCAGCGAAACCGCGTGTTCGTCTACGGCACCGGGGCGGGCGAGCAGCTGGCGGTCTGGGCTGCGACCCGGTTCCCGTCGCGCGTGCACGGCGTGTTCGTGGCGGCAGGCACCCCCGCGCTGCTCTGCCTTCCCGGCACCCGCGTGCCGCCGGCGTTCGAGGGTTCGGCCGGGCTGCCGTGCCTGGACGACGCCCGCACCGTCGTCCCGTCGACCGTCCCTCCGCTCGACGGCGTGGAGGGCCCGGTCGTGATGGCGTGCGGAGAGAGCGACACCGTCCTCCCCAGCGCCTGCGACTGGCAGCGCGTGCTCGCCGCGACCCGCCTCGCGCGGCCGGGCGACGCGGTGGTCTACGCGGGCGGCGCCGGGCATGCCGTCTCCGTCCCTCCGGGGCTCCCGATCGGCCTGCCCGCGGCCGGCGGCCAGCCGACCGAGAAGGGCCGCATCGCGTTCTGGAACGCGGTCGGCCGTGCGCTGCTCCAGGCGGACCTCGGATGACCGGCCGCGGCGTCGCCCGCCTGGTCCGCACCGTCGCCGTGGCGGTCGCGGCGGCGCTCCTGGTGTCGGCGTGCAGCGCGGGCGCCACCCGCGGCGGGGCGCGGTTCGTCTTCAGCCGCAGCGGGGACGCGGTCACCGCGCCGGTCGCCATCCAGCTCGCCGGCCTCGAGCCCGGGCATCCGGTCGTCGTGACAGCCAGCGCCCGCACGGTCACGGGCTGGTACTCGTCACAGGCCGTCTACGCCGTCCCGCCGGACGGACGGGTGCGCCTGTGGTCGCAGGAGCCGCTCGCCGCGCCGTTCCCGCAGGCCGACGGGACCGGGCTGCTCTGGAGCCTGACCGGTCCGTCCATGAGCCAGCAGCAGCTGGAGCAGCAGTGGGTGTACCGCGGCATGGAGGTGCAGTTCACGGCGGAGCAGGACGGCCGTCCCGTCGCGTCGGCGCCCCTGCACCGGGCCGCGCTCGCCGCGGGGACCATCGACCGGGACGTGCTCGGAAGCGACCTCATCGGCTCGGGCGACCCCGACGCCTCCGCCATCGCCCCGACCGCCCGCGTCGGCGCCCTGGTCGAGCCGGTGCCGACGCCGGTGGATCTGCGCCCGGGCGTCATCGTGATCGACGGGGACGACGGGGGAGCGGCAGGCCCGTTCGCCGCGCGGACGATCGCCTCGGCGGGCTTCCCGGTGGTCGTGCTCCCGGCGTTCGTGCCGGCCGGGCAGATCCCCGGCTCCGCCGCCCTGTCCGTGGAGACCTTCGACGCGGTCCTGAGCTGGTTCTCGACCCTGCCGACCGTCGACGAGGACCGCATCTTCGTCTACGGCACGGGCCGGGCGTCGTCGCTGGCCCTCTGGTTCGCGGCGAACGACCCCTCCCGCATCCACGGCGCCTTCGCCGCGAGCGGCGCGACCGCGCTGCAGTGCACCTCCGCGGCGGGCAGCCCGCTGCTGATCGAGCACGGACGTGCGCTGCCGTGCGCCAACCCGGAGCGGACCATCGCGGGGACGGACATCCTGCCGCTGCAGCGCATCCCCGGTCCGTTGGTGCTCGCCTGCGGGACGGCGGACCGCCTGCTGCCGACGGCGTGCGATTGGGCGCGCGCGGGCGAGTCGGTCCGCGGCAGCGTGGACGGCGACGCCTTCCTCTACGCGGACGGCGCCGGGCACGACGTGGCCACGCCGCCGCTGCTGCCCATCGGGCTGAGCGACCAGTCTCCGGGCGTCGCCCAGGCGACGGAGCGGGCCCGCGTGGCGTTCTGGACGCTGATCGTGGGCAAGCTGGCGGGGGCGATCCGCCCATGAGGCGGGCAGCGGCTGTGCTCGCGGCGCTGGCGATGGTGCTCGGCGCCCTGGTGGGGTGCGGTCAGACGCCCACCGCCGTCGGTCCCCGGTTCCAGATCAGCGAGGAGCCCAGCGGGGTCTGGGAGCCCATCCACGTGCGCGTCGTCGCACTCCCGCCCGGGGCGCGGGTGACGGTCCGCGCGGCGGCGCAGGTGGGCGCCGACTGGACGTCGCAGGCGACGTACCTCGTCCCCGCCTCGGGGATCGTCGACCTCGACACCGAGGCGCCGATCGAGGCGCCGTTCACCGGACCGGACGGGATGGGGCTGTTCTGGTCGCTCGGCACCGCCTCCGGGGCGTCGGCGACCTCGTCGCAGCAGTGGGGCGGCGCCAGCGTGTCCATCGACCTCGACGCCCTCGTCGACGGCCGGCGTGTGGCGGCGCGCCGCATCCACCGCGTCGGCCTCACCTCCGTCGCGCCGTCGCGCGCCGTCTTCGACGACGGGATCACGGGAGACTTCTTCGAGCCGCGCCGGTCGTCGCCGGCTCCGCGGCCCGCGGTGCTGGTGCTCGACGGCACCGACCCGGGCGCCCCGACCGGCGTGCTCGCCGCATCCACCCTGGCCGCGATGGGCTACCCGGCACTCGCCTTCTCGACCTACGGGTCGGCGGGCGAGCTGAACGTCGTCCGCACCCTGCCCGCCGAGCGCGTGGTGGCGGCCCTCAACTGGCTGCGGTCGCAGCCGGGCGTCGACGGACGGCGCGTGACGGTCTTCGGCACGTCCCGTGGGGCGCAGCTGGCACTGTGGACCGCCGTGGCGCATCCCGAACTCGTCTACGGGGCGATCGCCCCCGCCGGGACCACCGGCCTGGTCTGCCCGTCGCCCGTGCCGGGACCGGCGGTCACGGTCGGCGGCGCCTGGGTGCCGTGCGTGAGCGGCACGCGGGACCCGACGGCGGCCTCCGTGCTCGATCTCACCCGCATCCGCGGACCGGTCGTGCTCGGCTGCGCCGGGCAGGACGAGCAGCTCGACGACGCGTGCGAGTGGATGGACGCGGCGGCCGAGGTGCGGCCGCCGCACGGGGGCGACGCCTACGTGCGGGCCCCGGATGCGACCCACCTGTTCTACGTGCCGCCGTACACCCCGCTGTACCTGCCTCCGCCGCCCGCGGCGCAGGCGACGGAGGACGCCCGGGTGACGCTGTGGTCGGCCATCGCGCGGGCCTTGGACGTACGCGGTCCCTGAGCGTCCGCTCCCACCCGAATGTCGGCGGCGACAAGTAGCATGTGTGAGTGGTAACCGCCCTGTATCGCCGCTATCGGCCCGACACCTTCGCCGAGATGATCGGCCAGTCCCAGGTGACGGAGCCGCTGATGACCGCGCTGCGCACCAATCGGGTCAACCACGCCTATCTTTTCTCGGGTCCGCGCGGCTGCGGCAAGACGACGTCCGCCCGCATCCTGGCGCGCTGCCTCAACTGCGCCGAGGGCCCGACCGACACCCCCTGCGGGAAGTGCGCGAGCTGCATCGAGCTCAGCCGCGACGGCGGGGGCTCGCTCGACGTCGTCGAGATCGACGCGGCCAGCCACAACGGCGTCGACGACGCGCGCGACATCCGCGAGCGGGCGATCTTCGCCCCGGCCCGCGACCGCTACAAGATCTTCATCCTCGACGAGGCGCACATGGTCACGCCGCAGGGCTTCAACGCTCTGCTCAAGATCGTGGAGGAGCCGCCGGAGCACGTGAAGTTCATCTTCGCGACCACCGAGCCCGAGAAGGTGATCGGCACCATCCGGTCGCGCACCCACCACTACCCGTTCCGGCTGGTGCCCCCCGCGCAGATGCTCGAGTACGTGCAGAGCCTGTGCGACAGCGAGGGCATGACGGTCGCGCCCGGAGTGCTCCCGCTCGTCGTCCGCGCGGGCGGCGGCTCGCCCCGCGACACCCTGTCGCTTCTCGACCAACTGATGGCCGGCTCCGAGGGCAGCGCGATCGAGTACGAGCGTGCGGTCGCCCTCCTCGGCTATACCCACGCCGCCCTGCTCGACGAGGTCATCGACGCGATCGCGGCACGGGATGCAGCGGGCGCGTTCGCGGCGGTCGACCGCGTCATCCAGACCGGACAGGACCCGCGGCGCTTCGTCGAAGACCTGCTCGAGCGGCTGCGCGACCTCATCGTCGTGGCGGCGACCAGCGTCGAAGGGGCCGCGGCGGTGCTGCGCGGGGTCCCGCAGGACGAGCTCGACCGGATGGGCGTGCAGGCCATGAAGTTCGGCGCCGCCGAGCTGAGCCGTTCGGCCGACATCGTCAACGCCGCCCTCACGGAGATGACCGGCGCCACGTCGCCGCGCCTCCACCTCGAACTCATGATCGCCCGCGTGCTCGTCCCGTCGAGCGACGAGAGCGAG is drawn from Leifsonia shinshuensis and contains these coding sequences:
- a CDS encoding acetate kinase, yielding MSAVLVVNSGSSSFKYQLIDSESEESLASGLVERIGEQNGRTTHRGPNGTTERTLEIPDHTAGFRAMLDAFAAEGPSLDENPLDAVGHRVVHGGKRFFEPTIVTPLVEINIEDLSDLAPLHNPANLQGIRAAKKAFPDVPHVAVFDTAFHQTLAPEAYTYAIDAGLAERHRVRRYGFHGTSHKYVSETAAAFLGRPLSDLRQIVLHLGNGASACAIDGGRSVETSMGMTPLEGLVMGTRSGDLDPAVLVHLARRAQLSTDDLDELLNRRSGLLGLSGRGDMRDVRQAAGRGDERARLALDVTVHRLKHYIGAYTALLGGLDVLTFTAGVGENDAALRAEVLTGLEVLGIRLDPERNASASREARVISADDSRVTVLVVPTDEELEISRQSLQAVRESTGS
- a CDS encoding acyl-CoA thioesterase/BAAT N-terminal domain-containing protein, translated to MRRRRGEGGMQRALHRFHRARRASLRAMLAALVALPLLVVSALTGCTAPVSGAGAHFVTPPLVRYSAVLWPVPLQLVGAEPGARLRLTARLVTRHGTWTSAATYTVPPTGTLDLARAKPQFAPFTEPDSAGLFWSLRGPRIPADDAARQWMLDTLHLTLTASDGERVVASRRFELQGLAAAQSVRTLYTRDLRPLIDPRLPHQTHEDVALGTFFSAATLEHPKTPAVLMFDDATPGASAEYAAPLMAQFGASVLRIPVTPASDGIRSTGIISAATVQAVFDWMAQRPDIQRNRVFVYGTGAGEQLAVWAATRFPSRVHGVFVAAGTPALLCLPGTRVPPAFEGSAGLPCLDDARTVVPSTVPPLDGVEGPVVMACGESDTVLPSACDWQRVLAATRLARPGDAVVYAGGAGHAVSVPPGLPIGLPAAGGQPTEKGRIAFWNAVGRALLQADLG
- a CDS encoding acyl-CoA thioesterase/BAAT N-terminal domain-containing protein produces the protein MRRAAAVLAALAMVLGALVGCGQTPTAVGPRFQISEEPSGVWEPIHVRVVALPPGARVTVRAAAQVGADWTSQATYLVPASGIVDLDTEAPIEAPFTGPDGMGLFWSLGTASGASATSSQQWGGASVSIDLDALVDGRRVAARRIHRVGLTSVAPSRAVFDDGITGDFFEPRRSSPAPRPAVLVLDGTDPGAPTGVLAASTLAAMGYPALAFSTYGSAGELNVVRTLPAERVVAALNWLRSQPGVDGRRVTVFGTSRGAQLALWTAVAHPELVYGAIAPAGTTGLVCPSPVPGPAVTVGGAWVPCVSGTRDPTAASVLDLTRIRGPVVLGCAGQDEQLDDACEWMDAAAEVRPPHGGDAYVRAPDATHLFYVPPYTPLYLPPPPAAQATEDARVTLWSAIARALDVRGP
- the pta gene encoding phosphate acetyltransferase, whose protein sequence is MARSIYITSAEGHTGKSTVALGVLEALRHSVGRVGVFRPIARSTEERDYVLELLLQRTTVDLTYDEAVGVGYDDVHADADAALAEIVQRFRAVEARCDTVVILGSDYTDVGSPTELAYNARISANLGAPVLLVLGGRIGQGFGERLGQADPRSPEELRQLAELAVAELRAEHAGLLAVVANRADASRLDEIVAAVGSAVGAAAVAAGSSDRPPVWAIPEDPFLVAPSIRSIMEQTDGSLIAGEEALLAREALGVVVAGMSMNNVLPRLVDGAVVVVPGDRTEVLLAVLMANASGTFPSIAGIVLNGGFELPEPIERLLAGLRSPLPIVRTRLDTYDTVVRITHARGRLAADSQRKYDTALALFERHVDADALLARLNVSRHDVVTPLMFEYDLIERARAAKKHIVLPEGEDDRILRAAHTLLSRGVARLTILGEPFEVRSRAIELGLDLSGAEVLSPFDDVLRLRFAEEYARLRSHKGITVDQAADTVTDASYFGTMMVHLGLADGMVSGAAHTTAHTIRPAFEIIKTTPGVSVVSSVFLMALADRVLVYGDCAVIPDPTSEQLADIAISSAMTAQQFGIDPRVAMLSYSTGDSGAGADVEKVRTATELVRERAPELAVAGPIQYDAAADAAVGAAKMPGSEVAGRATVFIFPDLNTGNNTYKAVQRSAGAVAIGPVLQGLRKPINDLSRGATVDDIVNTVAITAIQAALS
- a CDS encoding acyl-CoA thioesterase/BAAT N-terminal domain-containing protein, with the protein product MTGRGVARLVRTVAVAVAAALLVSACSAGATRGGARFVFSRSGDAVTAPVAIQLAGLEPGHPVVVTASARTVTGWYSSQAVYAVPPDGRVRLWSQEPLAAPFPQADGTGLLWSLTGPSMSQQQLEQQWVYRGMEVQFTAEQDGRPVASAPLHRAALAAGTIDRDVLGSDLIGSGDPDASAIAPTARVGALVEPVPTPVDLRPGVIVIDGDDGGAAGPFAARTIASAGFPVVVLPAFVPAGQIPGSAALSVETFDAVLSWFSTLPTVDEDRIFVYGTGRASSLALWFAANDPSRIHGAFAASGATALQCTSAAGSPLLIEHGRALPCANPERTIAGTDILPLQRIPGPLVLACGTADRLLPTACDWARAGESVRGSVDGDAFLYADGAGHDVATPPLLPIGLSDQSPGVAQATERARVAFWTLIVGKLAGAIRP